The following are encoded together in the Phenylobacterium sp. NIBR 498073 genome:
- a CDS encoding septal ring lytic transglycosylase RlpA family protein, which translates to MARIRPYAPVRGVVVVLMGTAALAACATPQPRYAAKHPTAGPTPGQLPNGAGGRYKVGSPYEVGGVWYVPKEEPGYDQEGTATWYGQSHHLKTTANGEVFDRYALSGAHTTLPLPSIVEVTNLENNRTVQVRVNDRGPFKGGAVIDVSQEAARQLGFEQQGTARVRVRYVGPAPLGAPDAGLRHSAYTPTPTPAALPPAAPTAYTGLNPGPVETPVAAQPLAPLAPAAVPAAPAGLIYRVQAGAFSDPANAQRVVSQLGSAVVARIEPFERGDGMTLYRVMVDGTADEAEAFDLRDRVAAYGFTEARVVRPGA; encoded by the coding sequence ATGGCTCGCATCCGTCCGTACGCGCCGGTCCGCGGCGTCGTTGTCGTGCTCATGGGGACGGCGGCGCTGGCCGCCTGCGCCACGCCTCAACCGCGCTACGCCGCCAAGCATCCGACCGCGGGCCCCACGCCTGGGCAGCTGCCGAACGGGGCGGGCGGGCGCTACAAGGTCGGTTCCCCCTACGAGGTCGGCGGCGTCTGGTACGTGCCGAAGGAAGAGCCCGGCTACGACCAGGAAGGCACGGCCACCTGGTACGGTCAGTCGCACCACCTGAAGACCACCGCCAACGGCGAGGTGTTCGACCGCTATGCGCTGTCGGGCGCTCATACGACCCTGCCGCTGCCGTCGATCGTCGAGGTCACCAATCTCGAGAACAATCGAACGGTGCAGGTCCGCGTCAACGACCGCGGCCCGTTCAAGGGCGGAGCGGTGATCGACGTCTCGCAGGAGGCTGCGCGCCAGCTCGGTTTCGAACAGCAGGGCACGGCGCGGGTCCGCGTCCGCTATGTCGGCCCAGCGCCGCTCGGCGCGCCCGACGCAGGCCTGCGCCATTCGGCCTACACCCCGACGCCGACCCCGGCCGCGCTGCCGCCCGCCGCGCCGACGGCCTATACTGGACTGAACCCCGGGCCGGTCGAGACGCCGGTGGCCGCCCAACCGCTGGCTCCGCTGGCGCCGGCCGCGGTTCCGGCCGCGCCCGCCGGGCTGATCTATCGCGTCCAGGCCGGGGCCTTCTCCGATCCAGCCAACGCCCAGCGCGTGGTGAGCCAGCTCGGCTCGGCCGTCGTCGCCAGGATCGAACCGTTCGAGCGCGGCGACGGGATGACGCTCTATCGCGTGATGGTGGACGGCACGGCCGACGAGGCCGAAGCCTTCGATCTGCGCGATCGAGTGGCGGCCTACGGCTTTACTGAGGCGCGGGTGGTGCGGCCGGGCGCCTGA
- a CDS encoding oleate hydratase, with protein MSARDKGSKFTVEADATAAYWRKGPHDALPPPDMVGPYQRNRPVAPKAVKGRKAYIIGSGVGGLAAAFYMIRDGGMKGEDITILDALNVTGGSLDGAGDAEAGYIVRGGREMNWNYDNFWDLFQDVPALELPEGFSVLDEYRLVNDNDPNFSKSRLMHKRGQIRDFSTLGLTKAHQWELIRLLLKRKEDLDDVTIEDYFSESFLETNFWYLWRSMFAFENWQSLLEMKLYMHRFLDAIDGLGDMSALVFPKYNQYDGFVVPLTRLLRDKGVKVQFDTRAYDLDMTVDGDARTVTAIRCKVGGKDSTITVGPDDLVFAITGSMTEGTAYGDLDHAPALQRDRRDPGEASDWALWRNLAKASPIFGKPEKFYGDVDRSMWESATLTCKPSPFVDKLKELAVNDPYSGKTVTGGVITFTDSAWVLSFTCNRQPHFPNQPKDVLVIWVYALLMDKDGDYVKKPMPACTGREILAELCYHLGIEDQLDAVAAATKVRMALMPYITAQFMPRAAGDRPHVVPAGCTNLGLLGQFVETSNDVIFTMESSVRTARIAVYTLLGLPKQVPDLSPTQYDIRTLLKAARAINNGEPFPGERLLHKLLDNTYFAHVLPPLPEARESRREQIDADLAAVLGRRSQALSSAAERLELFRERLLARWK; from the coding sequence ATGAGCGCCCGCGACAAGGGTTCGAAGTTCACGGTCGAGGCTGACGCGACCGCCGCTTATTGGCGCAAGGGGCCGCACGACGCCCTCCCCCCGCCGGACATGGTCGGGCCCTATCAACGCAACCGGCCGGTCGCCCCGAAGGCCGTCAAGGGTCGCAAGGCCTACATCATCGGCAGCGGCGTCGGCGGACTGGCGGCGGCGTTCTACATGATCCGCGACGGCGGCATGAAGGGCGAGGACATCACCATCCTGGACGCGCTGAACGTCACCGGCGGATCGCTGGACGGCGCGGGCGACGCCGAGGCCGGCTACATCGTTCGCGGCGGTCGGGAGATGAACTGGAACTACGACAACTTCTGGGACCTGTTCCAGGACGTCCCGGCGCTGGAATTGCCGGAGGGGTTCAGCGTCCTGGACGAGTACCGGCTGGTCAACGACAACGATCCGAACTTCTCCAAGTCCAGGCTGATGCACAAGCGCGGTCAGATCCGCGACTTCTCGACCCTGGGCCTGACCAAGGCTCACCAGTGGGAACTGATCCGCCTGCTGCTGAAGCGCAAGGAAGACCTCGATGACGTGACCATCGAGGACTATTTCAGCGAGAGCTTCCTGGAGACCAACTTCTGGTACCTGTGGCGCTCGATGTTCGCCTTCGAGAACTGGCAGAGCCTTCTTGAGATGAAGCTCTACATGCACCGGTTCCTCGATGCGATCGACGGGCTCGGCGACATGTCGGCCCTGGTCTTCCCCAAGTACAATCAATACGACGGCTTCGTCGTGCCGCTGACCCGGCTGCTGCGCGACAAGGGCGTGAAGGTCCAGTTCGACACCCGCGCCTACGACCTCGACATGACGGTCGACGGGGATGCGCGCACCGTGACCGCCATCCGCTGCAAGGTCGGTGGCAAGGACAGCACCATCACGGTCGGCCCCGACGACCTGGTGTTCGCGATCACCGGCTCGATGACGGAAGGCACGGCGTATGGCGACCTCGACCATGCGCCGGCGCTCCAGCGTGATCGCCGCGATCCGGGCGAGGCCAGCGACTGGGCGCTATGGCGCAACCTCGCCAAGGCTTCGCCGATCTTCGGCAAGCCGGAGAAGTTCTACGGCGACGTCGACCGCTCGATGTGGGAGTCGGCCACCCTCACCTGCAAACCCTCGCCGTTCGTGGACAAGCTGAAGGAGCTGGCGGTCAACGATCCCTACTCCGGCAAGACGGTCACCGGCGGGGTCATCACCTTCACCGATTCCGCCTGGGTGCTGAGCTTCACCTGCAACCGCCAGCCCCACTTCCCGAACCAGCCCAAGGATGTGCTGGTGATCTGGGTCTATGCGCTGCTGATGGACAAGGACGGCGACTATGTGAAGAAGCCGATGCCGGCCTGCACCGGACGCGAGATCCTGGCCGAGCTCTGCTACCACCTGGGCATCGAGGACCAGCTCGACGCGGTCGCGGCCGCGACCAAGGTGCGCATGGCGCTGATGCCCTACATCACCGCCCAGTTCATGCCGCGGGCGGCGGGCGACCGGCCGCATGTCGTGCCGGCCGGCTGCACGAACCTTGGCCTGCTCGGCCAGTTCGTCGAGACCAGCAACGACGTCATCTTCACCATGGAAAGCTCGGTGCGGACCGCCAGGATCGCGGTCTATACCCTGCTCGGCCTGCCCAAGCAGGTGCCGGACCTGAGCCCCACCCAGTACGATATCCGCACCCTGTTGAAGGCCGCGCGGGCCATTAACAACGGCGAGCCGTTCCCCGGCGAACGGCTGCTCCACAAGCTGCTCGACAACACTTACTTCGCCCACGTCCTGCCGCCGCTGCCCGAGGCGCGGGAGTCGCGGCGCGAGCAGATCGACGCCGACCTGGCGGCGGTGCTCGGTCGCCGCAGTCAGGCGCTGAGCTCGGCGGCTGAACGGCTCGAACTCTTCCGCGAACGCCTGCTGGCCAGGTGGAAATAG
- a CDS encoding helix-turn-helix transcriptional regulator translates to MSAEAHDEYELIEALAAQVRDRGREIGLPYVAVSADIGDPEPMRDRDGRPFAETLFQWLDPGLQYWKDRGFALRSAFVFACRYTAEPFYFQDGRFGAWRPSRRLESIEVVQSADTVEIGTAIIAPAHLPGGVIGAIVWASPEVIDVRPVFEQRAAELSILSLRFMAAYNDRGLSPDGLVHLTRREIQCLKWAAKGKTDGEIAEIVKISMPTVRFHMRNAADKMGVAGRPQAVHRASVLGYVGERQRATRS, encoded by the coding sequence ATGAGCGCTGAGGCTCACGACGAGTACGAGCTGATCGAAGCTCTTGCGGCCCAGGTGCGTGACCGTGGGCGCGAGATAGGCCTGCCCTATGTCGCGGTCAGCGCCGACATCGGCGATCCGGAACCGATGCGCGACCGCGATGGCCGGCCGTTCGCCGAGACCCTGTTTCAGTGGCTCGACCCAGGATTGCAGTACTGGAAGGATCGAGGCTTTGCGCTGCGCTCGGCCTTCGTCTTCGCCTGCCGCTATACGGCCGAGCCGTTCTACTTCCAGGACGGCCGCTTCGGCGCCTGGCGTCCTTCGCGCCGGCTGGAGTCGATCGAGGTGGTGCAGAGCGCCGACACGGTGGAGATCGGCACGGCGATCATCGCCCCCGCCCACCTGCCGGGCGGAGTGATCGGCGCGATCGTCTGGGCCTCGCCCGAGGTGATCGACGTGAGGCCGGTGTTCGAGCAGCGGGCCGCAGAGCTGTCGATCCTCTCGCTGCGCTTCATGGCCGCCTACAACGACCGCGGCCTGTCCCCGGACGGCCTGGTCCACCTGACCCGGCGCGAAATCCAGTGCCTGAAGTGGGCCGCCAAGGGCAAGACGGACGGGGAGATCGCCGAGATCGTGAAGATCTCGATGCCGACCGTCCGTTTCCACATGCGCAACGCCGCCGACAAGATGGGCGTGGCGGGCCGCCCGCAGGCGGTCCACCGCGCCTCGGTGCTCGGCTATGTCGGCGAGCGGCAGAGAGCCACGCGCAGCTAG
- a CDS encoding TonB-dependent receptor, with product MKQALATASWAVIAAACAAGSALAQESGTVAELVVTAQKREQNLQDVPIVVTALPQRQLQDAGVRDIKDLQVLAPGLSVTSSTSEAQTSARIRGVGTIGDNPGLESSVGTVVDGVYRARSGVAFGDLGELERVEILKGPQGTLFGKNTSAGVINVLTKAPSFDFEAAGELTVGDHGALGVAGSVTGPIVADKLAGRLYAAKRERDGFADVHVGAGPRTRTDDTDQNYYTVRGQLLFTPTDSLSIKLLADYSDRDEHCCVNFVTVAGPTAALIDALAADEGVQRPPNPGARIANANRDMGSKITDQGVSAQLDWDISDGMALISITAFRDWRAENGSDIDFSSADIWYRPADGSSFNEIKAFSQEVRLAGSTETVNWLIGVFYSDEDLKAAAATTFGTAYEPYFGLLLSAPSGSPNPTFISQLTGLPYGTNFPAGAGPRDSYDHNSKGWALFTNNSWKVTEALELTLGLRYSDDEKTVRSHYTNSAPANACAAALARPLPAAARGAICAPHSDPAFNNVVTNQEQSEGRWSGTLKASYRFNEGVMAYASYAEGFKSGGFNLDRARLAAGVINPDTSFPAETVVSYELGVKTNTADYGLVANAALFHQTYENFQLNTYTGISWLVASIPEVISRGVDVDLMWRPPVEGLSFSGGVTYAETQFGDFAPPAGISPRLPNARLSYAPLWSAAGTVNYERPVTETLEFRASLSAKYTSEYNTGSNLDPLKSQPPLTLVNARLVLASQDERWSAELWAQNLTDEDYNQVVVDQPLQTGTFATFLAPPRTYGVTLRGRF from the coding sequence ATGAAACAAGCACTGGCGACCGCCTCGTGGGCGGTCATCGCGGCGGCCTGCGCGGCCGGATCGGCCCTGGCGCAGGAGAGCGGGACGGTCGCCGAACTGGTGGTCACCGCCCAGAAGCGCGAGCAGAACCTCCAGGACGTCCCGATCGTCGTCACCGCCCTTCCGCAACGGCAACTTCAGGATGCGGGCGTCCGCGACATCAAGGACCTGCAGGTCCTGGCCCCCGGACTCAGCGTCACCTCCTCGACCAGTGAGGCCCAGACCTCCGCGCGGATCCGCGGCGTGGGCACCATCGGCGACAATCCGGGCCTGGAATCCTCGGTCGGCACGGTCGTCGACGGCGTCTACCGCGCGCGCAGCGGGGTGGCCTTCGGCGACCTCGGCGAACTGGAGCGGGTCGAGATCCTGAAGGGGCCGCAGGGCACCCTGTTCGGCAAGAATACCTCGGCGGGCGTCATCAACGTGCTGACCAAGGCGCCGTCGTTCGACTTCGAAGCCGCCGGCGAGCTCACGGTCGGCGATCATGGCGCGCTGGGCGTCGCCGGCAGCGTGACTGGACCGATCGTCGCCGACAAACTGGCCGGGCGCCTCTATGCCGCCAAGCGTGAGCGCGACGGCTTCGCCGACGTCCACGTCGGGGCCGGCCCGCGCACCCGCACCGACGACACCGACCAGAACTACTACACCGTCCGCGGCCAACTGCTGTTCACCCCGACCGACAGCCTCAGCATCAAGCTGCTGGCCGACTATTCCGACCGCGACGAGCATTGCTGCGTGAACTTCGTCACCGTCGCCGGCCCGACCGCGGCGCTGATCGACGCCCTGGCGGCCGACGAAGGCGTCCAGCGGCCGCCGAACCCCGGCGCGCGGATCGCCAACGCCAACCGCGACATGGGCTCGAAAATCACCGACCAGGGCGTCTCGGCCCAACTCGACTGGGATATCAGCGACGGCATGGCGCTGATCTCGATCACCGCCTTCCGCGACTGGCGCGCGGAGAACGGCTCGGACATCGACTTCTCGTCGGCCGACATCTGGTACCGCCCCGCCGACGGCTCAAGCTTCAACGAGATCAAAGCGTTTTCGCAGGAAGTTCGCCTCGCCGGGTCCACCGAGACCGTCAACTGGCTGATCGGGGTCTTCTATTCCGACGAGGACCTCAAGGCTGCGGCCGCCACCACCTTCGGCACGGCGTACGAGCCCTATTTCGGCCTGCTGCTGTCGGCGCCGTCCGGCAGCCCCAATCCGACCTTCATCTCGCAACTCACCGGCCTGCCCTATGGAACCAACTTCCCGGCCGGCGCCGGCCCGCGCGACAGCTACGACCACAATTCCAAGGGCTGGGCGTTGTTCACCAACAACAGCTGGAAGGTCACCGAGGCGCTCGAGCTGACCCTGGGGCTCCGTTACTCCGACGACGAAAAGACCGTCCGCAGCCACTACACCAATTCGGCGCCGGCCAACGCCTGCGCCGCGGCCCTGGCCCGGCCGCTCCCGGCCGCCGCCCGCGGGGCGATCTGCGCGCCGCATTCGGACCCGGCCTTCAACAACGTCGTCACCAACCAGGAGCAGAGCGAAGGCCGCTGGAGCGGCACCCTCAAGGCCAGCTACCGCTTCAACGAGGGGGTGATGGCCTACGCCTCCTACGCTGAGGGCTTCAAGAGCGGCGGCTTTAACCTCGACCGCGCGCGGCTGGCGGCCGGCGTCATCAACCCCGACACCAGCTTCCCGGCCGAAACCGTGGTCAGCTACGAACTCGGCGTGAAGACCAATACGGCCGATTACGGCCTGGTCGCCAACGCTGCGCTGTTCCACCAGACCTACGAGAACTTCCAGCTCAACACCTACACCGGCATCAGCTGGCTAGTCGCCTCGATCCCCGAGGTGATCTCGCGCGGGGTCGACGTCGACCTGATGTGGCGGCCGCCAGTCGAGGGCCTCAGCTTCTCGGGCGGCGTCACCTATGCCGAGACCCAGTTCGGCGACTTCGCGCCGCCGGCCGGGATCTCCCCTCGCCTGCCGAACGCCCGGCTTTCCTACGCCCCACTGTGGTCGGCGGCCGGAACGGTGAACTACGAGCGCCCGGTGACGGAGACCCTCGAATTCCGCGCCAGCCTCTCGGCCAAGTACACCTCGGAGTACAACACCGGCTCCAACCTCGATCCGCTGAAGTCCCAGCCGCCGCTGACCCTGGTCAACGCCCGCCTGGTCCTCGCCAGCCAGGACGAGCGCTGGTCAGCCGAGCTCTGGGCCCAGAACCTGACCGACGAGGACTACAACCAGGTCGTAGTCGATCAGCCGCTGCAGACCGGCACCTTCGCCACTTTCCTGGCCCCGCCGCGCACCTACGGGGTTACGCTGCGTGGACGCTTCTAG
- a CDS encoding acyl-CoA dehydrogenase family protein, protein MNLDLTAEELAFRDEVRAFLEEALTPELREAGRRATSVFMDKRYSLPWQKILHAKGWAAPSWPKAYGGPGWSEMQRHIFSAECARAGAPSLAPMGLRMVGPVIMGYGSEAQKAHYLPRILSGEDYWCQGYSEPGAGSDLAALQLRATRDGDDYVLNGSKLWTTHAHWANRMFCLVRTLPDGKPQAGITFLLLDMQTPGIRVRPIITLAGEHEVNEVFFENVRVPVSGRLGEENQGWTVAKYLLEFERGGGSAPGLKVMLERLRRTARDAGLLDEASFRRRLMETEVAVQAIEVSEQRILAALSSGKNPGPASSMLKTQGGEAMQRIDELLLEVAGLYAAPDQPAAREPGSNIPPIGPDAVLTAMPRYLNDRAASIYGGSNEIQRDIIARLVLGL, encoded by the coding sequence GTGAACCTGGATCTGACCGCCGAAGAACTGGCCTTCCGCGACGAGGTGCGCGCCTTCCTGGAGGAGGCGCTCACGCCCGAACTGCGCGAGGCCGGACGCCGGGCCACCAGCGTCTTCATGGACAAGCGCTACAGCCTGCCCTGGCAGAAGATCCTGCACGCCAAGGGCTGGGCCGCGCCGAGCTGGCCCAAGGCCTATGGCGGCCCCGGTTGGAGCGAGATGCAGCGGCACATCTTCTCGGCCGAATGCGCACGGGCCGGCGCGCCCAGCCTGGCCCCCATGGGCCTGCGCATGGTCGGGCCGGTGATCATGGGCTACGGCAGCGAGGCCCAGAAGGCCCACTACCTGCCGCGCATCCTGTCGGGCGAGGACTACTGGTGCCAGGGCTATTCCGAACCCGGGGCCGGCTCGGACCTCGCCGCCCTGCAGTTGCGCGCGACGCGTGACGGCGACGACTACGTGCTGAACGGCTCCAAGCTGTGGACCACCCACGCGCACTGGGCCAACCGCATGTTCTGCCTGGTCCGGACGTTGCCCGACGGCAAGCCGCAGGCCGGGATCACCTTCCTGCTGCTCGACATGCAGACGCCGGGGATCCGGGTCCGCCCGATCATCACCCTCGCCGGCGAGCACGAGGTCAACGAGGTGTTCTTCGAGAACGTCCGGGTTCCGGTCTCCGGCCGGCTCGGCGAGGAGAACCAGGGCTGGACGGTCGCCAAGTACCTGCTCGAGTTCGAGCGCGGCGGCGGCTCGGCCCCCGGCCTGAAGGTGATGCTTGAGCGGCTGCGCCGGACCGCCCGCGACGCCGGCCTGCTGGACGAGGCCAGCTTCCGGCGCCGGCTGATGGAGACCGAGGTCGCCGTCCAGGCCATCGAGGTCTCCGAGCAGCGCATCCTGGCGGCGCTGTCGTCCGGCAAGAACCCGGGTCCGGCCTCCTCGATGCTCAAGACCCAGGGCGGCGAGGCCATGCAGCGCATCGACGAACTGCTGCTGGAGGTCGCCGGGCTCTACGCCGCCCCCGACCAGCCAGCCGCCCGCGAGCCCGGCTCCAACATTCCGCCGATCGGGCCCGACGCGGTGCTGACCGCCATGCCTCGATACCTCAACGATCGCGCCGCCTCGATCTATGGCGGCTCCAACGAGATCCAGCGGGACATCATCGCCCGGCTGGTGCTCGGACTCTAG
- a CDS encoding fatty acid--CoA ligase, which translates to MAETSVDFNAIPTLAEAPRFHARERPDAVALTFEGRETTYAQFDAASNRAAQALLAEGLKKGDRIAYLGKNSDHYFELLFGAAKIGVIMAPIGWRLAPPEVAYIAGDAQAKMLFVGPEVLDTARQVAADLPDLKVVAMESGAGDWPTYEAWRDAQSPVDPAVAIDERDVAVQLYTSGTTGRPKGAMLSHLNILGGRRRAQESPMAWNQWAPEDISLVAMPVGHIGGTGWGIVGLVNGAKGVVAREFDPFKVLDYIEHDRVSKMFMVPAALQIVVRQPRAREVDYSRLKYIFYGASPIPLDLLRECMEVFGCGFVQQYGMTETCGTIVYLPPEDHDPAGNARMRAAGLPMPGVEIKIVNEAGERLGPNTVGEVAVRSVSNMAGYWRLPEATAATVAADGWLRTGDAGYLDEDGYLFIHDRVKDMIISGAENIYPAEVESAVYGHPDVAEVAVIGVPDDKWGESVKAIVAPKPGTNPDPEDIIAFARTRIAGFKAPKSVDFIEALPRNASGKILRRELREPYWAGRTRRVN; encoded by the coding sequence GTGGCCGAAACGTCCGTCGACTTCAACGCCATCCCGACCCTGGCCGAAGCGCCGCGCTTCCACGCCCGCGAGCGGCCGGACGCCGTCGCCCTGACCTTCGAGGGCCGCGAGACCACCTACGCCCAGTTCGACGCGGCCAGCAACCGGGCCGCCCAGGCCCTGCTCGCCGAAGGCCTGAAGAAGGGCGACCGCATCGCCTATCTCGGCAAGAACAGCGACCACTATTTCGAGCTGCTGTTCGGGGCGGCCAAGATCGGGGTGATCATGGCCCCGATCGGCTGGCGGCTGGCCCCGCCCGAGGTCGCCTACATCGCCGGCGACGCCCAGGCCAAGATGCTGTTCGTCGGGCCCGAAGTGCTCGACACCGCCCGCCAGGTCGCCGCCGACCTGCCCGACCTCAAGGTCGTGGCCATGGAATCCGGCGCCGGCGATTGGCCGACCTACGAGGCCTGGCGCGACGCGCAAAGCCCCGTCGATCCTGCCGTTGCGATCGACGAACGCGACGTGGCCGTCCAGCTCTACACCTCCGGCACGACCGGACGCCCGAAGGGCGCGATGCTCAGTCACCTCAACATCCTGGGCGGCCGCCGCCGGGCCCAGGAAAGCCCGATGGCCTGGAACCAATGGGCCCCGGAAGACATCAGCCTGGTCGCCATGCCGGTCGGGCACATCGGCGGCACCGGCTGGGGCATTGTCGGCCTGGTCAACGGCGCAAAGGGCGTGGTCGCGCGCGAATTCGATCCGTTCAAGGTTCTGGACTACATCGAGCACGATCGCGTCTCGAAGATGTTCATGGTCCCGGCGGCGCTGCAGATCGTGGTGCGCCAGCCCCGGGCGCGCGAAGTCGACTATTCGCGCCTGAAATACATCTTCTACGGCGCCAGCCCGATCCCGCTGGACCTGCTGCGCGAGTGCATGGAGGTGTTCGGCTGCGGTTTCGTCCAGCAGTACGGCATGACCGAGACCTGCGGCACCATCGTCTACCTTCCGCCTGAAGACCATGATCCGGCCGGCAACGCCCGGATGCGGGCGGCCGGCCTGCCGATGCCGGGCGTCGAAATCAAGATCGTGAACGAGGCTGGCGAAAGGCTGGGGCCGAACACCGTCGGCGAGGTCGCCGTCCGCTCGGTCTCGAACATGGCCGGCTACTGGCGCCTGCCCGAGGCGACGGCCGCGACCGTCGCCGCCGACGGCTGGCTGCGCACCGGCGACGCCGGCTACTTGGACGAGGACGGCTATCTGTTCATCCACGACCGGGTGAAGGACATGATCATCTCCGGCGCCGAGAACATCTATCCGGCCGAGGTCGAGAGCGCCGTCTATGGCCACCCCGACGTGGCCGAGGTGGCGGTGATCGGCGTGCCCGACGACAAGTGGGGCGAGTCGGTGAAGGCCATCGTCGCACCCAAGCCGGGGACCAACCCCGATCCGGAGGACATCATCGCCTTCGCCCGCACCCGCATCGCCGGCTTCAAGGCTCCCAAGAGCGTCGACTTCATCGAGGCCTTGCCCCGCAACGCTTCCGGCAAGATCCTGCGCCGCGAACTGCGCGAGCCGTACTGGGCCGGACGCACCCGCCGCGTGAACTGA
- a CDS encoding helix-turn-helix domain-containing protein — protein sequence MTCSETILRDDHDLISRIGVPMTFAKDEEIYGQGERADLIYRMISGTVRTSRFMADGRRPIGDFYYPGDVFGLETTGSHSMAAEALSDCVILAASRQAMLAAGGESELKDLMWDATVRDLESAREHLTLLVRKSASERVASFLLGLAQRRGETAVELAMGRQDMADYLGLTIETVSRMITQLQSSGVVEFESCRRFRVRNREALEDLAAA from the coding sequence ATGACTTGCAGCGAAACGATCCTCCGTGACGACCACGACCTGATCAGCCGGATCGGCGTGCCGATGACCTTCGCCAAGGACGAAGAGATCTACGGCCAGGGCGAGCGCGCAGATCTGATCTACCGCATGATCAGCGGCACGGTCCGCACCTCACGCTTCATGGCCGACGGCCGCCGGCCGATCGGCGACTTCTACTATCCCGGCGACGTGTTCGGCCTGGAGACGACCGGCAGCCACAGCATGGCGGCCGAAGCGCTCAGCGACTGCGTGATCCTGGCGGCCAGCCGCCAGGCCATGCTGGCCGCGGGCGGCGAAAGCGAACTCAAGGACCTGATGTGGGACGCCACCGTGCGCGACCTCGAAAGCGCCCGCGAGCACCTGACCCTGCTGGTCCGCAAGAGCGCCAGCGAGCGGGTCGCCAGCTTTCTGTTGGGCCTGGCCCAACGCCGCGGCGAGACCGCCGTCGAACTGGCCATGGGCCGTCAGGACATGGCCGACTATCTCGGCCTCACCATCGAGACGGTCTCGCGGATGATCACCCAGCTGCAGTCGTCCGGCGTGGTCGAGTTCGAAAGCTGCCGCCGGTTCCGGGTCCGCAACCGCGAGGCCCTGGAAGACCTCGCCGCCGCCTGA
- the hemN gene encoding oxygen-independent coproporphyrinogen III oxidase produces the protein MTFTALKDPQALADLVARFDGRAPRYTSYPTAVQFTPEVGEAVYRRWLADLPVSDPVSLYMHIPFCARLCWYCGCNTRAVNRHEPIAAYVGKLLDEIRLLGQALPGKLPANALHFGGGTPNMLAVEELDVLFAALGEVFDLSPDIEVATEIDPPALTREWVMACAGHGLRRASLGVQNLDPQVQAAVDRKGTIEEAARCVGWLREAGVTSINFDLMYGLPHQTTANTLATIDAVLSLRPERLALFGYAHVPWMKSHQQLIAEEALPGPAERLDQSETAAERLIAEGYVRIGLDHFALPSDELAVAQAEGRLRRNFQGYTTDAAKTLIGMGASAIGAFPQGFVQNLTRELDWRAALDRGELPVARGVAITDEDRFRAEIIERLMCDFAVDLNAVCARHGRTLADLALILARLEPFRREGLLNAEAGRVEVIGHGRLVIRSICAAVDAYFDAQQGRHAKAL, from the coding sequence GTGACCTTCACCGCGCTCAAAGACCCCCAGGCGCTGGCCGACCTGGTCGCCCGTTTCGACGGTCGCGCGCCGCGCTACACCAGCTATCCGACCGCCGTGCAGTTCACACCCGAGGTCGGCGAGGCGGTCTACCGACGCTGGCTGGCCGACCTGCCCGTGAGCGACCCGGTGTCGCTCTATATGCACATCCCCTTCTGCGCGCGGCTGTGCTGGTACTGCGGCTGCAACACGCGGGCCGTGAACCGGCACGAGCCGATCGCCGCCTATGTCGGCAAGCTGCTGGATGAAATCCGTCTGCTGGGCCAGGCGCTGCCGGGCAAGCTGCCCGCCAATGCGCTGCACTTCGGCGGCGGCACGCCGAACATGCTGGCCGTCGAGGAGCTGGACGTGCTGTTCGCCGCGCTCGGCGAGGTCTTCGACCTCTCGCCCGACATCGAGGTGGCGACCGAGATCGACCCGCCGGCCCTGACCCGCGAGTGGGTGATGGCCTGCGCCGGCCACGGCCTGCGCCGCGCCAGCCTGGGGGTCCAGAACCTCGACCCGCAGGTGCAAGCGGCCGTGGACCGCAAGGGCACGATCGAGGAGGCCGCCCGCTGCGTGGGATGGCTGCGCGAGGCGGGCGTCACGTCGATCAACTTCGACCTGATGTACGGCCTGCCGCACCAGACCACGGCCAACACCCTGGCGACCATCGATGCGGTGCTGAGCCTGCGGCCTGAGCGTCTGGCCTTGTTCGGCTACGCGCACGTCCCGTGGATGAAGTCGCACCAGCAGTTGATCGCCGAGGAGGCCCTGCCGGGGCCGGCCGAGCGGCTCGACCAGAGCGAGACCGCAGCCGAACGCCTGATCGCCGAGGGCTATGTCCGGATCGGGCTGGACCACTTCGCCCTGCCGAGCGACGAGCTCGCGGTCGCCCAGGCCGAGGGGCGGCTGCGCCGCAATTTCCAGGGCTATACGACCGACGCCGCCAAGACCCTGATCGGGATGGGCGCCTCGGCCATCGGCGCCTTCCCGCAGGGCTTCGTCCAGAACCTGACGCGAGAACTGGACTGGCGCGCGGCGCTGGATCGCGGCGAACTGCCGGTCGCCCGCGGCGTAGCGATCACCGATGAGGACCGATTTCGGGCCGAGATCATCGAGCGGCTGATGTGCGACTTTGCGGTCGATCTGAATGCTGTGTGCGCCCGTCATGGCCGCACGCTGGCCGACCTGGCGCTGATCCTGGCGCGGCTGGAGCCGTTCCGGCGCGAAGGCCTGCTGAACGCCGAAGCCGGCCGCGTCGAAGTGATCGGACACGGCCGGCTGGTGATCCGCTCGATCTGTGCGGCGGTGGACGCCTACTTCGACGCCCAGCAGGGCCGGCACGCCAAGGCGCTGTGA